Proteins from one Oryza sativa Japonica Group chromosome 12, ASM3414082v1 genomic window:
- the LOC136354527 gene encoding uncharacterized protein — protein sequence MRHFSQARCQVQDITEASVINAASAGLLEGELTRKIANKEPQTLEHLLRIIDGYARGEKDSKQRQAIQAEYDKASVTAAQAQIQAQVAEPAPLAVSQPQPVHQGQPPRQGQAPMTWRKFKTDRAGKAMIAVEEVQALHKEFDAQQASSHEQPVRKKVRKDFYCAFHERSSHTTEQCRNIRQRGNAQDPRPQQGAAAEAPREAVQEQAPPAEQRQDVQRGVMQVIIRADPPNQLSKRQKKMQLRMVHNITSAGEGASQYLNQQIFFGPEDAEGVMFPHQDSLVISAEVAGFEVRQILVDGGSSADVIFAEAYAKIGLPTLALTQTLASLHGFGEEAVQVLGQAQLVVAFGTGENIREEQILFDVVDIPYNYNAIFSRATLNKFEATSQNNYLKLKMSGPAGVIVVKGLQLLATSKGDLAAINRAVHNVEAEPHDRAKHTPKPAPHGRVIKVLKKNIDIFVWGPDEVGDLNKACSKDDFPLPRIDQLMDSTAGCELMSFLDAYSGYHQIHMNPADIPKTAFITPFGTFCHLRMPFGLRNAGATFARLVYKVLYKQLGRNVEAYVDDIVVKSRKAFDRASDLQETFDNLYAAGMKLNPEKCVFGVRAGKLLGFLVSERGIEANPEKIDAIQQMKPPSSVHKVTVPSQYPLGEVPRGKEITGRLSKWAAELSPFDLHFVARTAIKSQVLADFVAKWTPAFALEPKPVEQPWVMYSDGSWSHKGVGAVAVLTLPGGVPIRYATRLQFDTTNNAAEYEAILLGLKKAKALGVRRLLIRTNFKLVASHVDKSFEAKEEGMRRYLEAVRSMEKCFVGITVEHLPRGQNEEADALAKSAACGGPHSPGIFFEVLYAPSVPIESPNIMAIDQAELGEDPEDW from the exons atgcgtcACTTCTCGCAAGCCCGATGCCAAGTTCAGGACATAACTGAGGCGTCCGTCATCAACGCCGCTTCGGCCGGGCTGCTCGAGggcgaactcacaagaaaaatcgccaacaaggagccACAGACACTTGAGCACTTGcttcgcatcattgacgggTACGCAAGGGGCGAAAAGGATTCCAAGCAACGGCAAGCAATCCAGGCCGAATATGATAAAGCCTCTGTCACCGCTGCTCAAGCCCAAATACAAGCCCAGGTCGCCGAACCAGCCCCTCTCGCTGTTAGCCAGCCTCAGCCGGTGCACCAAGGACAACCGCCAAGGCAAGGCCAAGCTCCCATGACTTGGAGGAAATTCAAAACCGACCGTGCGGGCAAGGCTATGATAGCTGTCGAAGAAGTTCAAGCCCTCCAcaaggagttcgacgcccaGCAAGCAAGCAGCCATGAGCAACCTGTTCGCAAGAAGGTCAGAAAAGACTTTTACTGCGCCTTCCACGAacgctcttcgcacaccaccgagcaatgccgaaacattcGGCAGCGTGGCAACGCGCAAGATCCAAGACCGCAACAAGGAGCAGCTGCTGAAGCACCCCGCGAAGCCGTTCAAGAACAAGCACCCCCGGCCGAACAACGCCAAGATGTGCAGCGCGGAGTAATGCAAGTGATTATAAGGGCCGACCCGCCGAATCAACTGTCAAAAAGGCAAAAGAAGATGCAGCTGCGAATGGTGCACAACATCACTTCGGCGGGCGAAGGGGCCTCGCAATATTTGAACCAACAGATCTTTTTCGGGCCAGAAGATGCCGAAGGAGTGATGTTCCCACATCAAGACTCCCTGGTGATCTCGGCCGAGGTAGCTGGCTTCGAAGTCCGGCAAATCTTAGTCGACGGAGGGAGTTCGGCCGATGTCATCTTCGCCGAAGCATACGCCAAGATAGGGTTGCCTACCCTAGCCCTTACCCAAACACTGGCCTCGCTTCATGGTTTTGGCGAAGAAGCAGTTCAAGTCCTAGGCCAAGCACAGTTGGTGGTAGCCTTCGGCACAGGTGAAAACATACGCGAAGAGCAAATACTGTTCGACGTTGTCGACATTCCATACAACTACAATGCAATCTTCAGCCGCGCAACcttgaacaagttcgaagccacCTCCCAAAACAATTATCTCAAACTCAAGATGTCTGGACCTGCAGGGGTGATCGTGGTCAAGGGGCTTCAACTTTTGGCTACATCAAAGGGCGATTTGGCCGCAATCAACAGAGCGGTGCACAATGTTGAGGCCGAACCGCATGACCGGGCGAAGCACACGCCGAAGCCCGCCCCCCACGGCAGGGTGATCAAG GTGCTCAAGAAAAACATTGATATCTTCGTCTGGGGCCCCGACGAGGTGGGAG acctcaacaaggcatgcTCAAAGGATGATTTCCCCTTGCCGCGGATCGACCAGCTCATGGATTCGACAGCTGGTTGCGAACTCATGAGTTTTTTGGATGcgtactccggctaccaccaaatccacATGAATCCAGCCGACATCCCCAAGACGGCCTTCATCACACCATTCGGCACCTTTTGccacctcaggatgcctttcggcctAAGGAATGCCGGGGCAACCTTCGCCaggctggtgtacaaggtcctttACAAGCAGCTGGGGCGAAATGTGGAGGCTTATGTCGACGATAtcgtcgtaaaaagccgcaaggctttcgaccgTGCGTCCGACTTACAGGAGACCTTCGACAACTTATACGCGGCGGGTATGAAATTAAATCctgagaagtgtgtttttggtgTTCGCGCGGGCAAGTTGTTGGGTTTTCTTGTTTCTGAAAGAGGTATCGAGGCGAACCCCGAGAAAATTGAtgccattcagcaaatgaagcccCCGTCAAGC GTCCACAAAGTCACGGTGCCATCGCAGTATCCTTTGGGCGAAGTGCCCCGGGGCAAGGAAATTACTGGccggctcagcaagtgggcggcGGAGTTATCTCCCTTTGACTTGCATTTTGTCGCCCGTACTGCCATCAAGTCCCAAGTCCTAGCTGATTTCGTGGCCAAATGGACACCAGCATTCGCCCTTGAACCCAAGCCTGTCGAACAACCTTGGGTGATGTACTCCGACGGCTCGTGGTCGCACAAGGGGGTGGGCGCTGTGGCAGTCCTCACTTTGCCAGGGGGCGTGCCGATTCGGTACGCCACAAGGTTacagttcgacacaaccaacaacgcGGCAGAATACGAAGCTATACTGTTGGGCCTAAAAAAGGCGAAAGCTTTGGGGGTTCGGCGCTTACTCATCCGAACTAACTTCAAATTGGTGGCAAGTCATGTTGACAAATCCtttgaggcaaaagaagaagggATGAGGAGATATTTGGAGGCTGTTCGATCTATGGAAAAGTGCTTCGTcggcataacggtcgaacacttaCCTAGAGGCCAGAACGAGGAAGCAGACGCCCTGGCAAAATCTGCTGCTTGTGGAGGCCCGCATTCGCCAGGCATCTTTTTTGAGGTCCTGTACGCACCAAGTGTGCCCATAGAGAGCCCAAACAtcatggcaatcgaccaggCAGAGCTGGGTGAAGACCCAGAGGATTGGTGA
- the LOC4351961 gene encoding disease resistance protein RGA5-like isoform X1, with translation MAGAIVSVSTGALSTLLPKLSLLIQGEYKLLKGVKGGISFLKDELTSMHTLLVKLANNEENLDEQVKDWRNKVRELSYDIEDCIDLFLHKVSSSNAKAGLVRKTAAKIRKLWSRHKIANLIEELKARVIEESDRRLRYNFEEVADNFSHVQIDPRLPALYVEAEKLVRIDGPREKIIEWLEKDESQKLKVVCIVGFGGLGKTTLANQVYHKMKGQFDCSSCMPVSRNPNMTKILVDLLKELGSRVDTSDDERQLICKLRTFLQRKRYLVIVDDIWSAKAWEVVKCALPENNLCSRVISTTRNADVATSCCSCLAGYIHNMQPLTEQDSQKLFFKRIFGDKSACPPYLEQVSHGIISKCHGLPLAIISIASLLAGKSHMKEQWEQVHNSIGFVFSQQGIRDILLLSYYDLPINLKTCLLYLSVFPEDYKIDREELIWRWIAEGFISEVKGQTLDQIADNYFNDLVNRSMIQPFDIKYDGRADACKLHDMVLDLIISLSTQENFTTIMEGQQYKCSSNKIRRLSVHSKYLEDEVMQEIMMNCSQVRSISFYELQDQEISLLSTLNSLRVLAFNNSHHLGNKSIKYLGRFFQLTYLSIASRGITDLPEQIGGLQNLLTLDIRGSSVEKLPSTIGCLKNLVRLLVNEAVKLPNEVGDLQALQQLSFAGNYNSIVFVEQLKRLANLRAISIRLHDSARLGHHDMARYMEALKSSLAVMDKQGIQSLEISCFDSVIGEKLMDLLCYSPCLQRLVIHGCCIGLLSKQMTLLVNLRHLEIWVRNIKQDDLCVLGSIPTLLFFRLFVVCGPDERLAISSHQFRCLKQFIFVSYGGGLEMLFMQGAMPELRWFS, from the exons ATGGCTGGAGCTATAGTGAGTGTTTCAACTGGTGCCCTGAGCACCCTGCTTCCTAAGCTCTCCCTGTTGATCCAAGGGGAGTACAAGCTTCTCAAAGGCGTGAAGGGTGGGATCTCCTTTCTGAAGGATGAGCTGACCAGCATGCATACCCTTCTAGTGAAGCTGGCAAACAACGAGGAGAACTTGGATGAGCAGGTGAAGGATTGGAGGAACAAGGTGCGTGAGCTGAGCTATGATATTGAAGACTGCATCGACCTTTTCCTGCACAAGGTGAGCAGTTCTAATGCTAAAGCGGGCCTTGTCCGGAAGACGGCAGCTAAAATTAGAAAGTTATGGTCGCGCCACAAAATCGCAAACCTAATTGAAGAACTTAAGGCTCGTGTTATAGAAGAAAGTGATCGCCGTTTGAGATATAATTTTGAAGAAGTTGCTGATAATTTTAGCCATGTTCAAATTGATCCTCGACTGCCAGCACTCTATGTGGAAGCAGAGAAGCTTGTTAGGATTGATGGTCCTAGAGAGAAGATTATCGAGTGGCTGGAAAAAGATGAATCTCAGAAACTCAAAGTAGTATGCATTGTGGGCTTTGGAGGTCTTGGAAAGACAACTCTTGCAAACCAAGTTTATCACAAAATGAAAGGTCAATTTGATTGTTCTTCTTGCATGCCAGTTTCACGGAATCCTAATATGACAAAGATACTAGTTGATTTGCTCAAAGAATTGGGAAGTCGTGTTGATACATCAGATGATGAGCGTCAGCTCATATGCAAGCTCAGAACATTCCTACAACGTAAGAG GTACTTGGTCATTGTTGATGATATTTGGAGCGCAAAAGCATGGGAAGTTGTCAAATGTGCTCTCCCAGAGAACAATTTATGCAGTAGAGTAATTTCAACGACAAGAAATGCAGATGTTGCAACATCATGCTGCTCCTGTTTAGCAGGATATATCCATAACATGCAGCCCTTAACTGAGCAGGACTCTCAGAAGCTATTTTTTAAGAGGATTTTTGGGGACAAGTCAGCATGCCCTCCTTACCTTGAACAAGTCTCCCATGGAATCATTAGCAAGTGCCATGGGTTGCCATTAGCTATTATCAGTATAGCTAGCCTGCTAGCTGGAAAATCACATATGAAGGAGCAATGGGAGCAAGTGCACAATTCTATTGGTTTTGTGTTTAGTCAACAAGGAATTAGAGATATACTGCTGCTTAGCTACTATGATCTTCCGATAAATCTGAAAACTTGCTTGCTATATCTTAGTGTGTTTCCAGAGGATTACAAGATTGATAGAGAAGAGCTAATATGGAGATGGATAGCTGAAGGGTTCATCAGTGAAGTGAAGGGTCAAACACTGGATCAAATTGCTGATAATTACTTCAATGATCTTGTAAACAGAAGCATGATCCAACCATTTGACATCAAGTACGATGGCAGGGCAGATGCTTGTAAACTGCATGATATGGTGCTCGACCTTATAATTTCCCTGTCAACACAGGAGAATTTCACAACCATAATGGAAGGGCAACAATATAAATGTTCTTCTAATAAGATTCGTAGGCTGTCAGTACATTCAAAATATCTGGAAGATGAAGTAATGCAGGAGATTATGATGAATTGCTCGCAAGTTCGTTCCATCAGCTTCTACGAATTGCAAGATCAGGAAATTAGTCTTCTCTCAACTCTTAATTCTTTGAGAGTGCTAGCTTTTAATAATTCCCACCATCTTGGTAACAAAAGCATTAAATATCTTGGAAGGTTTTTCCAGCTGACATATTTGAGCATCGCTTCTCGTGGTATCACTGATCTTCCAGAGCAAATAGGAGGTCTGCAGAATCTACTGACACTAGACATTCGTGGCAGTAGTGTTGAAAAATTGCCATCAACAATAggttgtttgaaaaatctggtgCGTCTACTTGTAAATGAAGCTGTGAAATTGCCCAATGAGGTTGGAGATCTACAAGCCTTGCAGCAGCTGTCATTTGCTGGTAACTATAATTCCATAGTATTTGTGGAACAGCTGAAGCGGTTGGCAAACCTAAGGGCGATTTCCATACGACTGCATGATAGCGCACGACTTGGTCATCATGATATGGCAAGGTATATGGAAGCTTTGAAGTCATCTCTTGCTGTGATGGATAAACAAGGGATCCAATCATTGGAAATATCCTGCTTTGATAGTGTGATAGGAGAAAAACTCATGGATTTATTATGCTACTCACCATGCCTCCAAAGGCTTGTCATACATGGTTGTTGTATCGGTCTGCTATCAAAGCAGATGACGTTGCTTGTTAACCTCAGGCATCTTGAAATATGGGTTAGAAACATTAAGCAGGACGATCTCTGCGTTCTAGGAAGCATACCCACTCTGCTCTTCTTCAGGTTATTTGTAGTATGTGGACCTGATGAAAGGCTTGCCATCAGCAGCCATCAATTCCGATGCCTCAAGCAGTTCATCTTCGTAAGTTACGGAGGTGGGCTGGAGATGTTGTTTATGCAGGGAGCAATGCCTGAGCTCCGATGGTTCTCTTGA
- the LOC4351961 gene encoding disease resistance protein PIK6-NP-like isoform X2, protein MDGAAVSVATGVMGSLLAKLSALLGEERGLLKGVKGDIRFLRDELSTMNVFLMNMASVEENMDVQVKDWRNKVRELSYDIEDCIDLFMHKLNRGDDKVNIVLKMAKKIRMLWSRHQIANQIQELKARVKEESDRRLRYYFSECNAHVDGTKIDPRLPALYVEEEKLVGIHGPMEEIIELLMKEDGSGQKLKVVSIVGFGGLGKTTLANQVYNKIKDQFDCSAFISVSQSPNIKKILFDMLKDVTSRDNSDDDKQIKVVGVKGDKSDDERQLIGTSSLLMISGVHLHGNM, encoded by the exons ATGGACGGAGCAGCAGTGAGCGTCGCCACTGGGGTGATGGGATCCCTCCTTGCCAAGCTCTCTGCATTGCTGGGAGAAGAACGCGGGCTTCTGAAAGGTGTCAAGGGTGACATCAGGTTCTTGAGAGATGAGCTGAGCACCATGAACGTCTTTCTGATGAATATGGCCAGTGTGGAGGAGAACATGGATGTGCAGGTGAAGGACTGGAGGAACAAGGTCCGGGAACTGAGCTATGATATCGAGGATTGCATCGATTTATTCATGCACAAATTGAATCGCGGGGATGATAAGGTCAACATTGTTCTCAAGATGGCAAAGAAGATTAGAATGTTATGGTCAAGGCATCAGATTGCTAACCAGATCCAAGAACTTAAGGCTCGTGTCAAGGAAGAGAGTGATCGCCGTTTGAGGTACTACTTCAGCGAGTGCAATGCACATGTCGACGGGACTAAAATTGATCCCCGCCTACCGGCGCTTTATGTTGAAGAAGAGAAGCTTGTTGGTATCCATGGCCCTATGGAAGAGATCATTGAATTGTTGATGAAAGAGGAtggttcggggcaaaaactcaaAGTGGTATCCATTGTGGGTTTTGGCGGACTCGGCAAAACTACTCTGGCTAACCAAGTATACAACAAAATCAAGGATCAATTTGATTGCTCAGCTTTTATATCTGTTTCGCAGAGTCCTAACataaagaaaattttatttgatatGCTTAAAGATGTGACCAGCCGAGACAACTCTGATGATGATAAGCAAATTAAAGTTGTTGGGGTCAAAGGAGATAAATCCGATGATGAGAGGCAACTCATTG GTACTTCATCATTGTTGATGATATCTGGAGTGCATCTGCATGGGAACATGTGA